From the genome of Naumannella halotolerans, one region includes:
- the truB gene encoding tRNA pseudouridine(55) synthase TruB, producing the protein MSRPPQTTASGVVVIDKPQGLTSHQVVGKARRALGTRKVGHAGTLDPMATGVLLLGVNRATRLLGHLMLTEKTYTATIRLGVSTVTDDAEGEVVETPGASGIDEDRIRQAIVAFTGDIEQVPSSVSAIKIDGKRSYARVRAGEQVELAARPVHIEKFSLLEVEPGSFGEVAVIDCRVRVVCSSGTYIRSLARDLGRALGTAGHLTALRRTRVGAFDVGEASDLDDPVLVPMATAAGSCFPLLEADAEQARDVGYGRSLDLGISKPVAVVREGELLGIYEPHGDRARPVAVFSPAQ; encoded by the coding sequence GTGAGCAGACCACCGCAGACGACTGCTTCGGGGGTGGTCGTGATCGACAAACCCCAGGGACTGACGTCCCATCAGGTGGTCGGGAAGGCGCGGCGAGCCCTGGGCACCCGGAAGGTCGGCCATGCCGGAACCCTGGACCCGATGGCCACCGGTGTGCTGCTGCTCGGGGTGAACCGGGCGACCCGTCTGCTCGGACATCTGATGTTGACCGAGAAGACCTACACCGCGACGATCCGGCTCGGCGTCTCGACTGTCACCGACGACGCCGAGGGTGAGGTGGTGGAGACGCCAGGTGCCTCCGGCATCGACGAGGACCGGATCCGGCAGGCGATCGTGGCCTTCACCGGTGACATCGAACAGGTGCCGAGTTCGGTGTCGGCGATCAAGATCGACGGCAAGCGCTCCTATGCCCGGGTGCGCGCCGGAGAGCAGGTCGAGCTGGCGGCCCGCCCGGTGCATATCGAGAAGTTCTCGCTGCTGGAGGTCGAACCGGGGAGCTTCGGGGAGGTCGCGGTGATCGACTGTCGGGTACGGGTGGTGTGTTCCTCGGGCACCTACATCCGGTCCCTGGCCCGCGATCTCGGTCGAGCCCTGGGGACCGCCGGCCACCTGACGGCCCTGCGACGGACGAGGGTCGGCGCCTTCGACGTGGGTGAGGCCAGTGACCTCGACGATCCGGTGCTGGTCCCGATGGCGACCGCGGCCGGTTCGTGTTTCCCGCTTCTGGAGGCCGACGCCGAGCAGGCCCGCGACGTCGGGTACGGCCGCAGCCTCGACCTGGGAATCTCCAAGCCGGTGGCCGTCGTCCGGGAGGGGGAACTGCTCGGGATCTACGAGCCTCACGGCGACCGGGCCCGCCCGGTGGCGGTGTTTTCCCCAGCGCAGTGA
- a CDS encoding bifunctional riboflavin kinase/FAD synthetase, with the protein MPELEHVVPTAVLIGNFDGVHRGHQRLLSAAAERARRLVVVTFWPHPMSVIRPDKAPRLLTDLQTRVRLLAEAGADEVVTVAFDDATSELTPEQFVDTVLLPLHPDLIMVGENFRFGHRAAGDVATLTELGAGRFAVTGLPLASTEGEPISSTRIRKALAAGEVAAAADLLGRPYCYTGTVVQGFQRGRELGFPTANLPVPDWRAAPADGVYAGWARRVDEPDAERWPAAISVGTNPTFDDVMHTVVEAYVLGRDDLELYDVPLEVEFVERLRGQVAFTGLDALIEQMRADVVQCREVLGQA; encoded by the coding sequence GTGCCTGAGCTGGAACATGTCGTGCCCACCGCGGTGTTGATCGGCAACTTCGACGGTGTGCACCGCGGGCACCAGCGCCTGCTGAGCGCGGCTGCGGAACGCGCCAGGAGACTGGTCGTCGTCACCTTCTGGCCGCATCCGATGTCGGTCATCCGACCGGACAAGGCGCCCCGGCTGCTCACCGATCTGCAGACCCGGGTCCGCCTGCTGGCTGAGGCCGGCGCCGACGAGGTGGTCACGGTCGCCTTCGACGACGCCACCTCCGAGCTGACACCCGAACAGTTCGTCGACACCGTTCTGCTGCCACTGCACCCCGATCTGATCATGGTCGGGGAGAACTTCCGGTTCGGTCACCGGGCCGCCGGCGATGTGGCGACGCTGACCGAGCTGGGTGCCGGCAGATTCGCCGTCACCGGCCTGCCGCTGGCCTCCACCGAAGGCGAGCCGATCTCCTCCACACGGATCCGGAAAGCCCTGGCAGCGGGCGAGGTGGCTGCGGCCGCTGACCTGCTGGGTCGTCCGTACTGCTACACCGGAACGGTGGTCCAGGGATTCCAGCGCGGTCGCGAACTGGGGTTCCCGACCGCCAACCTCCCGGTACCCGATTGGCGGGCCGCGCCCGCCGACGGTGTCTACGCAGGCTGGGCGCGGCGGGTCGACGAACCCGATGCCGAACGCTGGCCGGCAGCCATCTCGGTCGGTACGAATCCGACCTTCGACGATGTGATGCACACCGTGGTTGAGGCCTATGTGTTGGGCCGCGACGATCTTGAGCTGTACGACGTGCCGTTGGAGGTGGAGTTCGTCGAACGGCTGCGTGGTCAGGTCGCCTTCACCGGACTGGACGCCCTGATCGAGCAGATGCGGGCAGACGTGGTGCAGTGCCGTGAGGTGCTCGGCCAGGCGTGA
- a CDS encoding SRPBCC family protein produces the protein MPAIEQNDQVMVRSRVVPTDPTTVFALLRNPRQHQYTEPGDWVRDAIDPQPLKEVDQVFGMNMAFPGSGQPYVMHNRVTRFELDQSIEWEPGQLNEAGEFERGGWFWRYDLAPVAEGTEVTLTYDWTATPQAFRDEVGGLPAFGPEFLDASLAALEKALESEA, from the coding sequence ATGCCCGCCATCGAGCAGAACGACCAAGTGATGGTCCGTAGCCGAGTTGTGCCGACCGACCCGACCACGGTGTTCGCCCTGCTGCGGAATCCGCGGCAGCACCAGTACACCGAACCCGGTGACTGGGTACGCGATGCGATCGACCCGCAGCCGTTGAAGGAGGTCGACCAGGTCTTCGGCATGAACATGGCATTCCCCGGCAGCGGGCAGCCCTATGTGATGCACAATCGGGTGACCCGCTTCGAACTGGACCAGAGCATCGAATGGGAGCCCGGGCAGCTTAACGAGGCCGGCGAATTCGAACGCGGCGGCTGGTTCTGGCGCTACGACCTCGCTCCGGTCGCCGAGGGCACCGAGGTCACCTTGACCTACGACTGGACCGCCACCCCGCAGGCGTTCCGGGACGAGGTCGGCGGTCTGCCCGCGTTCGGACCCGAGTTCCTGGATGCATCGCTGGCGGCCCTGGAGAAGGCGCTGGAGTCCGAGGCCTGA
- a CDS encoding SRPBCC domain-containing protein translates to MHEPDNGTVGVVHHRQTIDAPVDRVWEALTTPGAIGDWWGHPASFPDGMVTGATGTFELVGEGLMPIRVERAEPPRQLTFWWGEPGDERPGDTASRIDFTLSPGDPAGTEVLVTERLPSGSRDGTGVPDPTPELQLAQLQGWQKVLGELETYLRRG, encoded by the coding sequence ATGCATGAACCCGACAACGGCACAGTCGGTGTGGTGCACCACAGGCAGACGATCGACGCCCCGGTCGACCGGGTCTGGGAGGCGCTCACCACCCCTGGTGCGATCGGCGACTGGTGGGGCCATCCGGCGAGCTTTCCCGACGGAATGGTGACCGGGGCAACCGGAACGTTCGAACTCGTCGGCGAGGGGTTGATGCCGATCCGGGTCGAGCGCGCGGAGCCGCCACGGCAACTGACCTTCTGGTGGGGCGAACCCGGCGACGAACGTCCCGGTGACACCGCGTCGCGGATCGACTTCACCCTCTCTCCGGGTGATCCGGCGGGGACCGAGGTTTTGGTCACTGAGCGCCTTCCCTCGGGGTCGCGAGACGGCACCGGGGTCCCCGACCCGACGCCGGAACTGCAGCTGGCGCAGCTGCAGGGCTGGCAGAAGGTCCTGGGTGAGTTGGAAACGTACCTCCGGCGAGGCTGA
- a CDS encoding DUF4328 domain-containing protein yields MGALPRAMICLSAVWLALQIAYLVDSYLAAALWTGQATSAEAWILSDTLWSIYQFTYPVMVTTWILTSIWMYGLRTRIGPVGQRRHPLWAWFGWVIPITWLWVPLQYVRDLARATVGTALDRVWAPWWITWLISSILASISGSLYLGVEEDQVAELLSWLPHVDLLSTACMGVAFILWVRIVRTLAIGESGVRLPTMG; encoded by the coding sequence ATGGGTGCCCTGCCGCGGGCGATGATCTGCTTGTCGGCGGTCTGGCTGGCCTTGCAGATCGCCTACCTCGTCGACAGTTACCTCGCTGCCGCGCTCTGGACCGGCCAGGCGACCTCTGCCGAGGCATGGATCCTCAGCGACACCTTGTGGTCGATCTATCAGTTCACCTACCCGGTGATGGTCACCACCTGGATCCTGACCTCGATCTGGATGTACGGACTCCGCACACGGATCGGTCCCGTGGGTCAACGCCGACATCCGCTGTGGGCCTGGTTCGGCTGGGTGATCCCGATCACGTGGTTGTGGGTGCCGCTGCAGTACGTCCGGGACCTCGCCCGCGCGACGGTCGGCACCGCACTGGATCGGGTGTGGGCACCTTGGTGGATCACCTGGCTGATCTCATCGATCCTGGCCAGCATCTCAGGCTCTCTGTACCTGGGCGTCGAGGAGGATCAGGTCGCCGAACTCCTCTCCTGGCTGCCGCATGTCGATCTGCTCTCGACCGCCTGCATGGGGGTGGCCTTCATCCTCTGGGTGAGGATCGTGCGTACCCTGGCGATCGGCGAGTCCGGCGTTCGGCTGCCCACCATGGGCTGA
- a CDS encoding AzlD domain-containing protein: MELMIWVLAACAVGYLIKLSGYLIPARWLDRPAVTRLAAATTIGLLASLVVVNTFADGQSLSFDARALALGAAVVALLLRAPFIIVVIAGTVAAAVGRLIGMA, encoded by the coding sequence ATGGAGTTGATGATCTGGGTCCTGGCCGCCTGCGCGGTCGGCTATCTGATCAAGCTCAGCGGGTACCTGATCCCGGCGCGGTGGCTGGACCGGCCTGCCGTGACCCGCCTGGCCGCTGCCACCACCATCGGCCTACTGGCTTCCCTGGTGGTGGTCAACACCTTCGCTGACGGACAGTCACTCTCCTTCGATGCCCGCGCGCTGGCGCTCGGCGCCGCAGTGGTCGCGTTGCTGCTCCGGGCGCCGTTCATCATCGTGGTGATCGCCGGTACGGTTGCCGCCGCCGTCGGCCGACTGATCGGGATGGCCTGA
- a CDS encoding AzlC family ABC transporter permease encodes MQPIGHLRHSPGVRAGATLALAVGSYGISFGALSVASGLSPLQTCLLSLLLFTGGSQFALIGVIAGGGTPAAGFGAASLLGIRNAVYGMQINALLRPATWPARLGLAQLTIDESTAVALGQRDRTEQRRGFLTAGIGIYLFWNATTAAGALLGEAIGDPRAWGLDGAAVAAFLALLWPRLTGAEPWSVAVVCALVTAALVPHLPQGLPIVIAALVAITVSLIMRRRRPVPPETEN; translated from the coding sequence ATGCAGCCCATCGGTCACCTGCGGCACAGCCCCGGAGTTCGTGCCGGGGCAACCTTGGCGTTGGCGGTCGGCAGCTACGGCATCTCCTTCGGCGCGCTGTCGGTCGCTTCCGGTTTGAGCCCGCTCCAGACCTGTCTGCTCAGCCTGCTCCTGTTCACCGGGGGCTCCCAGTTCGCCCTGATCGGGGTGATCGCCGGCGGCGGCACGCCGGCGGCAGGATTCGGTGCGGCCTCGCTGCTCGGTATCCGCAACGCCGTCTACGGTATGCAGATCAATGCCCTGTTGCGCCCCGCGACCTGGCCGGCCCGCCTGGGCCTTGCCCAGCTGACGATCGACGAGTCGACCGCGGTCGCTCTCGGCCAGCGGGACCGAACCGAACAGCGACGCGGTTTCCTGACTGCAGGGATCGGCATCTACCTGTTCTGGAACGCCACCACCGCCGCCGGGGCACTGCTCGGTGAGGCGATCGGCGACCCGCGCGCCTGGGGGCTCGACGGTGCCGCGGTGGCAGCGTTCCTCGCGCTGTTGTGGCCCCGCCTGACCGGTGCCGAACCCTGGTCCGTGGCCGTCGTCTGCGCGCTGGTCACCGCGGCGCTCGTACCGCACCTGCCGCAGGGGCTGCCGATCGTGATCGCGGCACTGGTTGCGATCACGGTGTCGTTGATCATGCGTCGTCGACGGCCTGTGCCCCCAGAAACGGAGAACTGA
- a CDS encoding helix-turn-helix domain-containing protein encodes MSRIAAAVRAERSRSGMSLSELARRACVAKSTLSQVEAAQGNPGVETIWALATALGVPFATLIDPPEEMFRLVRAGEGDATRAVEADYTAILLSRSPSGVRRDLYRIEAEPGESRISAPHPPGVVEYIVLISGSAQVGLVDEPVQLAPGDFYVYPGDRPHVFTALVPGTSAVLISQQH; translated from the coding sequence GTGTCCCGGATCGCCGCCGCGGTCCGGGCGGAGCGCAGTCGCAGCGGTATGAGCCTGTCCGAGCTCGCCCGTCGCGCCTGCGTGGCCAAATCCACGCTGTCGCAGGTGGAGGCCGCGCAGGGCAACCCCGGGGTGGAGACGATCTGGGCGCTGGCCACCGCACTGGGCGTGCCGTTCGCGACGTTGATCGACCCGCCGGAGGAGATGTTCCGGCTGGTCCGGGCGGGTGAGGGAGACGCCACCCGGGCGGTCGAGGCCGACTACACCGCGATCCTGCTGAGCCGGTCACCGAGCGGGGTACGGCGTGATCTGTACCGGATCGAGGCCGAACCGGGGGAGTCGAGAATCTCGGCTCCGCATCCACCGGGCGTCGTGGAGTACATCGTGCTGATCAGTGGATCTGCGCAGGTGGGCCTGGTCGACGAACCGGTGCAGCTGGCCCCCGGGGACTTCTACGTCTATCCCGGGGACCGCCCCCACGTCTTCACTGCCTTGGTGCCCGGAACGAGTGCGGTGTTGATCTCCCAACAGCACTGA
- a CDS encoding rhamnulokinase, whose product MTTPLERVRVAAVDLGATSGRVMSCEVGRDRLELTEIHRFANGAHAGPDGLVWQIRKIHREVLQGVSELADHGRLDGIGIDSWAVDHGLLDAVGSLLHDPWSHRDSRTDGIAERISRQIGEDELYSITGLQQLPFNTVYQLIASRESEIWPQVDRMLLLPDLLGYWLTGVAVAERTNASTTQLYDAREGEWSQKLITALELPERLFPPLVDPGTRIGTVQAGPQVPTGLVGTPVLSVASHDTASAVVAVPAQGTDFAYISSGTWSLVGVELPAPVLTEQARRADFTNEAGLDDSIRFLRNVSGLWLLAQSLETWRRAGRGLPGLPGLLAQAALLPAWRTVIDVEDPRLIPPGDMPSRIMALAAEAGEPVPETPVEVVRTILDGLALAYRRNVCLAGDLSGTEIGVVHIVGGGSQNTLLCQLTADALGIPVLAGPAEAAALGNALVQARALGVELPDLAAMRDLVARTHPPQRYLPRPDTGIDAAAARLQLQLTPA is encoded by the coding sequence ATGACCACACCGCTGGAGCGGGTACGCGTCGCCGCGGTGGATCTCGGTGCGACCAGCGGTCGGGTGATGTCCTGCGAAGTGGGCCGGGACCGACTGGAACTGACCGAGATCCACCGCTTCGCCAACGGCGCCCATGCCGGGCCGGACGGTTTGGTCTGGCAGATCCGGAAGATCCATCGCGAAGTGCTGCAGGGCGTCTCCGAACTCGCCGATCATGGTCGGCTGGACGGGATCGGCATCGATTCCTGGGCAGTTGATCATGGCCTGTTGGACGCTGTGGGAAGCCTGTTGCATGACCCGTGGTCGCATCGCGACTCCCGTACCGACGGGATCGCCGAGCGGATCAGCCGGCAGATCGGCGAGGACGAGTTGTATTCGATCACCGGTCTGCAGCAACTGCCGTTCAACACCGTCTACCAGTTGATCGCGAGCCGGGAGTCGGAGATCTGGCCGCAGGTGGATCGAATGCTGCTGTTGCCGGACCTGCTGGGCTACTGGTTGACCGGTGTGGCGGTGGCCGAGCGGACCAATGCCTCGACCACCCAGCTCTACGATGCCCGGGAAGGGGAGTGGTCGCAGAAGTTGATCACTGCCCTGGAGCTCCCCGAGCGACTGTTCCCGCCGTTGGTCGATCCGGGCACCCGGATCGGTACGGTGCAGGCCGGTCCCCAGGTCCCGACCGGTCTGGTCGGCACCCCGGTGCTGAGCGTCGCCTCCCACGACACCGCTTCGGCAGTCGTCGCGGTACCGGCCCAGGGCACGGACTTCGCCTACATCTCCTCGGGGACCTGGTCCTTGGTCGGTGTCGAACTGCCCGCGCCGGTGCTGACCGAGCAGGCACGCCGGGCCGATTTCACCAATGAGGCCGGGCTGGACGACAGCATCCGATTCCTGCGCAATGTCTCCGGGCTGTGGCTGCTGGCCCAGTCGTTGGAGACCTGGCGGCGGGCCGGGCGGGGTCTGCCGGGGCTGCCCGGACTGCTGGCACAGGCGGCGCTGCTGCCGGCCTGGCGAACCGTGATCGATGTCGAGGATCCGCGACTGATCCCCCCGGGGGACATGCCGAGCCGGATCATGGCACTGGCGGCCGAGGCCGGGGAGCCGGTGCCGGAGACGCCGGTGGAGGTGGTACGCACGATCCTGGACGGTCTGGCGCTGGCGTATCGACGGAACGTGTGCCTGGCCGGTGACCTCTCCGGGACCGAGATCGGTGTCGTCCACATCGTCGGTGGTGGTTCGCAGAACACGCTGCTGTGCCAGCTCACCGCCGATGCGCTCGGGATCCCGGTGCTCGCCGGGCCGGCCGAGGCTGCAGCCCTGGGCAATGCCCTGGTGCAGGCCCGGGCGCTCGGGGTGGAGCTGCCCGATCTGGCGGCGATGCGCGATCTGGTCGCCCGGACCCACCCGCCGCAGCGGTACCTGCCGCGGCCGGACACCGGAATCGACGCCGCGGCCGCACGGCTGCAGCTGCAGCTGACCCCGGCCTGA
- a CDS encoding bifunctional aldolase/short-chain dehydrogenase — MTTATAPAQTRTYARHAAPLWKRVLLTRESLIIAVLLVVIGYSMVNVNNFDGPLTMYYLLLDIAPIMLIALPMTMIIITGPVTGAQVDLLWVKGSGGDLGTLTEKGLAVVRLDRLQAMVDTYPGVDREDEMVAAFDYCLHGKGGAAPSIDTAMHGLVDAPHVDHLHPDSGIAVATSVDGEKLTSTIFGDKVVWVPWRRPGFQLGLDIAKIKSENPQAIGCILGGHGITAWGDSSEEAEKNSLWIINTAEDYIDENSRPEPFGPPLQGYAALPEAERHAKAAALAPTIRGIAGRDRPVVGHYNDAAQVMEFLASTEHPRLAELGTSCPDHFLRTKIKPLVVDLPADAPVDEVIARLQELAVGYREDYRAYYERHADAGSPAIRGSDPSIVLVPGVGMFSFGKDKQTARVAGEFYLNAINVMRGAEGISTYAPIEESEKFRIEYWALEEAKLQRMPAPKPLATRIAFVTGAASGIGRATAERLAAEGACVVIADLSLEKAQATAAEIGSSDVAVGVQVDVSDAGAVQRAVEQAVLAFGGLDLVVNNAGLSLSKSLLETTEADWDLQHDVMAKGSFLVSKATAKVMIEQGLGGDIVYISSKNSIFAGPNNVAYGATKADQAHQVRLLAVELGEFGIRVNGINPDGVVQGSGIFAGGWGAKRAAVYGVEEQDLGKFYAQRTILKREVLPAHIANAVFVLCGPELSHTTGLHVPVDAGVAAAFLR, encoded by the coding sequence ATGACGACGGCCACCGCACCAGCTCAGACCCGTACCTACGCCCGCCATGCGGCACCGCTGTGGAAGCGCGTGCTGCTGACCCGGGAAAGCTTGATCATCGCTGTCCTGCTGGTGGTGATCGGTTACTCGATGGTCAACGTCAACAACTTCGACGGGCCGTTGACGATGTACTACCTGCTCCTGGACATCGCACCGATCATGCTGATCGCACTGCCGATGACCATGATCATCATCACCGGTCCGGTCACCGGTGCGCAGGTCGACCTGTTGTGGGTGAAGGGCTCGGGTGGTGACCTGGGCACGCTCACCGAGAAGGGGCTCGCCGTCGTGCGCCTGGATCGGTTGCAGGCGATGGTCGACACCTACCCCGGGGTGGACCGGGAGGACGAGATGGTGGCCGCCTTCGACTACTGCCTGCACGGCAAGGGGGGCGCTGCCCCGTCGATCGACACCGCCATGCACGGATTGGTCGATGCCCCGCATGTCGACCACCTGCACCCCGACTCCGGGATCGCCGTCGCCACCTCGGTCGACGGGGAGAAGCTGACCTCGACGATCTTCGGCGACAAGGTCGTCTGGGTCCCCTGGCGCCGTCCGGGATTCCAGCTCGGTCTGGACATCGCGAAGATCAAGTCCGAGAACCCGCAGGCGATCGGCTGCATCCTCGGTGGGCACGGAATCACCGCCTGGGGGGACAGCAGCGAAGAAGCGGAGAAGAACTCGCTGTGGATCATCAACACCGCCGAGGACTACATCGACGAGAACTCCCGCCCGGAGCCGTTCGGTCCCCCGCTGCAGGGGTACGCCGCGCTGCCCGAGGCCGAGCGTCATGCCAAAGCCGCCGCACTCGCCCCGACCATCCGCGGCATCGCCGGTCGTGATCGTCCGGTCGTCGGCCACTACAACGACGCCGCCCAGGTGATGGAGTTCCTCGCCTCCACCGAGCATCCCCGGCTGGCCGAACTGGGAACCAGCTGCCCCGACCACTTCCTGCGTACCAAGATCAAGCCGCTGGTCGTCGACCTCCCGGCCGATGCCCCGGTGGACGAGGTGATCGCCCGGTTGCAGGAGCTGGCGGTCGGTTACCGCGAGGACTACCGGGCCTACTACGAGCGTCATGCCGATGCCGGCAGCCCCGCGATCCGTGGCTCCGACCCGTCGATCGTGCTGGTGCCGGGTGTCGGGATGTTCAGCTTCGGCAAGGACAAGCAGACGGCTCGGGTCGCCGGGGAGTTCTACCTGAACGCGATCAACGTGATGCGCGGCGCCGAGGGCATCTCCACCTATGCGCCGATCGAGGAGTCGGAGAAGTTCCGGATCGAGTACTGGGCCCTGGAGGAGGCGAAGCTGCAGCGGATGCCGGCACCGAAGCCGCTGGCCACCCGGATCGCCTTCGTCACCGGTGCGGCATCGGGCATCGGTCGGGCCACCGCCGAACGGCTGGCCGCCGAAGGTGCTTGTGTGGTGATCGCCGACCTCTCCCTGGAGAAGGCACAGGCCACCGCGGCCGAGATCGGCAGCAGCGATGTCGCCGTCGGCGTGCAGGTCGACGTCTCCGACGCCGGTGCGGTGCAGCGAGCGGTCGAACAGGCCGTGCTTGCCTTCGGCGGTCTCGATCTGGTGGTGAACAATGCCGGTCTGTCGCTGTCGAAGTCGTTGCTGGAGACCACCGAGGCCGATTGGGATCTGCAGCACGATGTGATGGCGAAGGGGTCCTTCCTGGTGTCCAAGGCGACCGCGAAGGTGATGATCGAGCAGGGACTGGGCGGTGACATCGTCTACATCTCCTCGAAGAACTCGATCTTCGCCGGCCCGAACAATGTCGCCTACGGTGCGACGAAGGCCGATCAGGCCCATCAGGTACGCCTGCTGGCGGTCGAGCTCGGTGAGTTCGGGATCCGGGTGAACGGGATCAATCCCGACGGGGTCGTCCAGGGCTCGGGCATCTTCGCCGGTGGCTGGGGGGCGAAGCGCGCAGCCGTCTACGGTGTGGAGGAACAGGACCTGGGCAAGTTCTACGCCCAGCGGACGATCCTGAAGCGGGAGGTGCTGCCGGCACATATCGCGAATGCGGTCTTCGTCCTCTGCGGGCCCGAGCTGTCCCACACCACCGGACTGCACGTCCCGGTCGACGCCGGTGTGGCGGCGGCCTTTCTGCGATGA
- a CDS encoding ABC transporter permease yields the protein MAATITEQEVRPSELSPLRRGLMTVLRSRELAIALVLILLITATAIRSPGFVTGADGWRSLLVNPSILILLAVGQTIVIITRNVDLSVGSTMGLTAYLTGRLFIDTALPIPVVVLLAVLAGAVLGLVNGLLVGFGRVPALVITLGTLYIYRGIFLTWAGSSRITASEIPGGFLALGTTQILTIPVLTIVALIVLAAAGYYLHSTRSGRELYAIGSDPDAAVLYGLPTTRRVIGAFVASGALAGLAGVFYVARYGTVSSNAGYSIELQAVGAAVIGGVAIFGGSGTVWGAAIGATLLVTINSALPVLGISDFWQRAVVGVLILAAVVLDRVVAAMHERRLAQVRDDPGEGAPPTSPPSDPDDHPIAAPVGSQQHTTGPDRLLGDPSTSDEGSRR from the coding sequence ATGGCCGCCACCATCACCGAACAGGAAGTCCGGCCGAGCGAACTCAGCCCGCTGCGCCGGGGTCTGATGACCGTGCTCCGCTCACGGGAACTGGCCATCGCGCTGGTGCTGATCCTCCTGATCACCGCCACCGCCATCCGCAGCCCCGGTTTCGTCACCGGTGCCGACGGCTGGCGCTCACTGCTCGTGAACCCGAGCATCCTGATCCTGCTCGCCGTAGGGCAGACAATCGTGATCATCACCCGGAACGTCGATCTGTCGGTCGGTTCGACCATGGGCCTGACCGCCTATCTGACCGGGCGGCTGTTCATCGACACCGCACTGCCGATTCCGGTGGTCGTGCTGCTCGCCGTCCTCGCCGGAGCGGTGCTCGGACTGGTCAACGGTCTGCTGGTCGGATTCGGGCGGGTACCTGCCCTGGTGATCACCTTGGGCACGCTCTACATCTACCGTGGCATCTTCCTCACCTGGGCAGGCAGCAGCCGGATCACCGCCAGTGAGATTCCCGGCGGATTCCTGGCCCTGGGAACCACCCAGATCCTGACCATCCCGGTCCTGACGATCGTCGCCCTGATCGTGCTCGCAGCCGCCGGGTACTACCTGCATTCGACCCGATCGGGCCGCGAGCTGTACGCGATCGGCTCCGACCCCGACGCGGCCGTGCTCTACGGACTGCCGACCACCCGCCGGGTGATCGGGGCCTTCGTGGCCTCCGGGGCACTGGCCGGTCTGGCCGGCGTGTTCTACGTCGCCCGCTACGGCACGGTCAGCTCCAATGCCGGTTACAGCATCGAGTTGCAGGCCGTCGGCGCAGCCGTGATCGGCGGGGTCGCGATCTTCGGCGGCAGCGGCACGGTGTGGGGCGCTGCGATCGGAGCCACCCTGCTGGTCACCATCAACAGCGCTCTGCCGGTACTCGGCATCTCCGACTTCTGGCAGCGCGCGGTGGTCGGTGTGCTGATCCTGGCCGCCGTGGTCCTCGACCGCGTGGTCGCGGCGATGCACGAGCGCCGATTGGCCCAGGTACGTGACGACCCCGGCGAAGGGGCACCCCCGACATCGCCACCGAGCGATCCCGATGATCACCCGATCGCGGCACCGGTCGGGTCCCAGCAGCACACCACCGGCCCGGATCGTCTCCTCGGCGATCCCTCCACGTCCGATGAGGGGAGTCGACGATGA